Proteins found in one Asterias amurensis chromosome 13, ASM3211899v1 genomic segment:
- the LOC139946448 gene encoding uncharacterized protein, with protein MAWWSLGVFLLAISLPSPLIASYFPEAIFGTPVKASVVSYEKDSLDFRGQPVYRIEFTVRTEGGEEVEGFIHRSYADFQHFDSLKSWYYKDLRLPANTGNTLAKLDAYMKASITDYDSLAQTTLYGDFLGINWDGNDIKYLKNFLTFMKFLLSDRLPIFPPEPPVFDTEKDALVPVMPFENYIFMRSFRFEDIGFEAFSEYYQNYVATLPVFAGEDDESDVWAPGMVTPMKYPYHYDKTYVHFTPGGYLNGRSVRMSYSTYNKFNFENEVILKPWFQQLHGRRAPKRILDVGTGNCGSAFVLGEIFPQAEVIGIDLAPAYIRFCRLWKEQRGAKNVFFYQANGEMTPFESGSFDLIQFTYVLHEMPQENSKRVLREIHRLLKPGGVVSGFDVLYWKDPEWRKMNVESNTYGVDWNSTAQHGPEPYMDEYQNGLQLPSYLQEIGFQIQHNIRYSNVDGIYVARKPHFHL; from the exons ATGGCTTGGTGGTCGTTAGGTGTTTTCCTGCTCGCCATCAGTTTGCCTTCCCCGTTAATAGCTTCATATTTCCCCGAGGCAATCTTCGGCACACCGGTCAAAGCGTCCGTAGTCTCCTACGAGAAGGACTCTCTGGACTTCCGTGGCCAGCCCGTCTATCGGATCGAGTTCACGGTACGGACCGAGGGTGGCGAGGAGGTGGAGGGGTTCATCCACCGTAGCTACGCCGACTTCCAGCACTTTGACTCCCTCAAGTCATGGTACTACAAGGACCTGCGTCTACCAGCAAACACCGGCAACACCCTGGCGAAACTGGACGCCTACATGAAAGCCTCAATCACTGACTACGACTCTCTTGCTCAGACGACCCTCTACGGCGACTTCCTGGGAATCAACTGGGATGGGAACGATATCAAGTACCTCAAAAACTTCTTGACGTTCATGAAGTTCTTGCTGTCCGATCGTCTACCTATTTTCCCGCCAGAGCCGCCCGTGTTCGACACGGAAAAGGACGCTCTGGTCCCCGTGATGCCGTTCGAAAACTACATCTTCATGCGTTCCTTCCGTTTCGAGGACATCGGGTTCGAAGCTTTCTCGGAGTACTACCAGAATTACGTAGCGACGCTGCCGGTGTTTGCTGGTGAGGACGACGAATCGGATGTCTGGGCGCCTGGGATGGTCACCCCAATGAAGTACCCGTACCACTACGATAAAACCTACGTCCACTTCACCCCAGGGGGTTACCTGAACGGACGCAGTGTCCGCATGTCTTACAGCACCTACAATAAGTTCAACTTTGAGAACGAGGTAATTTTGAAGCCGTGGTTTCAGCAGCTGCATGGTCGTCGAGCGCCGAAGAGAATATTAGACGTGGGAACCGGGAACTGTGGTTCGGCTTTCGTCTTGGGGGAGATATTTCCTCAAGCTGAGGTCATCGGTATTGACTTGGCACCAGCTTACATCAG ATTCTGCCGTCTCTGGAAGGAACAACGCGGCGCCAAGAACGTCTTCTTCTACCAGGCTAACGGCGAGATGACCCCGTTCGAGTCAGGCTCGTTTGACCTGATTCAGTTTACGTACGTCCTCCACGAGATGCCGCAAGAGAACAGCAAGAGGGTCTTACGGGAGATCCATCGGCTGCTGAAGCCTGGCGGTGTGGTCAGCGGCTTTGACG TTTTGTATTGGAAGGATCCTGAGTGGCGAAAGATGAACGTCGAAAGTAACACATACGGCGTCGACTGGAACTCCACTGCTCAGCATGGTCCCGAGCCTTACATGGACGAATACCAGAATGGATTACAACTACCAAGCTACCTTCAGGAGATAGGATTCCAGATTCAACATAACATCCGTTACAGTAACGTGGACGGGATTTACGTGGCGCGCAAACCGCATTTCCATCtttaa
- the LOC139946447 gene encoding guanine nucleotide exchange factor C9orf72-like codes for MSSSSQVDSDSIGMASSVDENESPSISQTMTFFVDAEMHESGIIEMLPDTGDCPVYGLVLCCWNNILGPHSKCVWLTVDKKKFTQDHINYLSTRMLTSCEQPQSTIDSKILILPDRGIVVAVFLFSGHDRDEKTIFALSLVIPHEEYTWYLPIHEMCSERLTGMIRKLRVLQDKNKDENTGSALEAFSAEVPSFIQLVTLLKTHGVSSRMELRDTVFAPGQVRQLDVHFTRIAIASHLQTCGCSIIVGNTPADVNLMISTLAIFLTTSERQCCLYLDNMPRTYQKDVLIQGFIKDSINLDDFLPVIMTSQYPTTLIDMVTLEVRQTLRYNEHAFRRHETMSQELRSLWLGSDKPMLYTPIFHFSLKPEVETIVETFLKEILMLQSSQCGVREAFIEEFLHMLDRKALSLIKYVEEETNRGNKPNRLAVRRLKHDLHLTPDGNFRIVLAAAEKLKPGIYTLVCGNPGQPRDSYADLVT; via the exons ATGAGTTCCTCTTCCCAGGTGGACTCCGATAGTATCGGGATGGCGAGCTCCGTCGATGAAAATGAATCTCCTTCCATCTCGCAGACGATGACTTTTTTCGTCGATGCAGAAATGCACGAATCGGGGATCATAGAGATGCTGCCGGACACCGGGGATTGCCCGGTGTACGGACTCGTCTTGTGCTGCTGGAACAACATCCTCGGGCCGCATTCTAAATGCGTGTGGCTCACTGTAGACAAAAAGAAATTCACTCAGGATCATATCAACTACTTATCCACGCGTATGTTGACGTCTTGCGAGCAGCCACAGTCCACCATTGACTCGAAGATTCTGATTCTTCCAGATCGTGGGATCGTCGTAGCGGTGTTTTTATTTAGCGGCCATGACCGGGATGAGAAGACTATCTTTGCGCTGTCATTGGTTATACCACACGAGGAGTACACGTGGTATCTACCCATTCATGAGATGTGCTCGGAAAGATTAACTGGCATGATAAGGAAACTCAGGGTTCTacaagacaaaaacaaagatgaa AATACTGGCTCTGCACTAGAGGCGTTCAGTGCAGAAGTACCGTCTTTTATTCAACTTGTGACTTTGCTAAAGACTCATGGTGTGTCCTCAAGGATGGAG ctGCGAGACACGGTTTTTGCTCCAGGACAAGTCAGGCAACTAGACGTACATTTTACAAGAAT AGCAATAGCTTCACACCTTCAGACCTGCGGCTGTTCAATCATCGTTGGAAACACTCCTGCTGATGTGAATTTG ATGATAAGTACTCTTGCTATCTTCCTTACTACTTCCGAGCGACAATGTTGCCTGTACCTGGATAACATGCCTAGGACCTACCAAAAAGATGTCCTCATCCAAGGATTCATCAAG gaCTCTATTAATCTTGATGATTTCCTGCCTGTTATCATGACTAGTCAGTACCCCACCACCTTGATAGATATGGTTACACTAGAAGTGAGACAGACACTACGCTACAATGAGCATGCCTTTAG ACGGCATGAAACCATGAGTCAAGAGCTACGGAGCCTCTGGTTAGGCAGTGATAAACCAATGCTCTACACTCCAAT ATTCCACTTCTCCCTGAAGCCCGAGGTGGAGACAATTGTGGAGACTTTCTTGAAAGAG ATATTAATGTTGCAGTCATCACAGTGTGGAGTGAGGGAGGCCTTCATTGAAGAGTTTCTCCACATGCTGGATAGGAAAGCTCTGTCTCTCATCAAATATGTAGAGGAAGAAAC TAACCGTGGCAACAAGCCAAATCGTCTGGCAGTCCGGCGCCTGAAGCACGACCTTCACTTGACCCCAGACGGAAACTTCCGCATCGTCCTAGCTGCAGCGGAGAAGCTCAAACCAGGTATTTACACGTTGGTTTGTGGTAACCCGGGGCAACCCAGGGACTCTTATGCCGATCTGGTGACCTAA